The stretch of DNA TTGAGGCCAATGATCGATCCGAAAGCGGACATCGGATCGGCCGCCAGCGCCGCTGCATAGGCGTCCGCCAGCTTCGGTGCGCAGGCGGCACCGCAGGGATTGGTGTGCTTTACGACACAAGCGAACGGCTCGGAAAAGTCGGTAATCATTCCCAGACAGGCGTCGAGGTCGACGTAGTTGTTATAGGAGAGTTCCTTCCCTGCTAGTTGCTCCGCATCAACCAGAGATAAACCGCTACCGGTGGTGTCTCGATACAGCGCCGCCTGTTGATGCGGATTCTCGCCATAACGCAGACTGGAGACTTGCTGCAGATGGAGATCAACATCTGTCGGCAGCTCGGAGTCCGTCGTCTGCCCAGCTTGGCCGAAGTACTGGCTGATCGCGACGTCGTATTCGGCAATCACCGCAAAGGCCCGCGCGGCGTAGGCACGATGACGCTCGGCCGAAATCGCCCCCGTCGCGCGATACTCTTCCATGAAGCCGGCGTACTGCGCCGCCTCGACCAGGATCGTGACATCGGCGAAGTTCTTCGCCGCGGCCCGCACCAGCGTCGGGCCACCGATGTCGATGTTCTCAATAATGTCGGCCTCGGGCTTGCCGCTGGCCACTGTTTGTTGGAACGGATAAAGATTGACCACCACCAGGTCAATCGGCTTGTAGTCGAGACTGGTCAGTTGTTCGAGATCCTCGGCATGATCGCGACGATACAGGATACCCGCGGCGATCTTCGGGTGCAGCGTCTTGACGCGGCCGTCCATGATCTCTGGCGCGCCGGTAAAGGACGACACCGGCACCACCTTGAGGCCGGCATCCTTGAGCGTTTGTTTGGTGCCGCCGGTCGAAATGATCTCGATGCCGTGTTCCTGCAGGAACCGGGCTAGTTCGACCACGCCGGTCTTGTCCGATACGCTGATGATCGCCCGCTTGATGCGCCCCTCCGTGCTTGCCTTGCCCATCGTCCTCCTCACTGCTTCAGCAGGATCTTTTCGATCTCTTCGTAACGTTGGCGCGTACCGTTGATAATGTCGGCCGGCAGATGCGGAGGCTGCGAATTGCGATCCCAGCCGCACGTCAGCAAGTAGTCACGCACATAC from Candidatus Zixiibacteriota bacterium encodes:
- the purH gene encoding bifunctional phosphoribosylaminoimidazolecarboxamide formyltransferase/IMP cyclohydrolase, yielding MGKASTEGRIKRAIISVSDKTGVVELARFLQEHGIEIISTGGTKQTLKDAGLKVVPVSSFTGAPEIMDGRVKTLHPKIAAGILYRRDHAEDLEQLTSLDYKPIDLVVVNLYPFQQTVASGKPEADIIENIDIGGPTLVRAAAKNFADVTILVEAAQYAGFMEEYRATGAISAERHRAYAARAFAVIAEYDVAISQYFGQAGQTTDSELPTDVDLHLQQVSSLRYGENPHQQAALYRDTTGSGLSLVDAEQLAGKELSYNNYVDLDACLGMITDFSEPFACVVKHTNPCGAACAPKLADAYAAALAADPMSAFGSIIGLNRVVDIETAHLLHNTQFVECIIAPDYAPEALELLAKKKQRRLLRLPAMGSAARQGQWLRAIHGGFLMQTADHRVVVETDLKVVSKMKPTAEQVKSLLFGFQLVKHVKSNAIAIVKGTALLGQGCGQTSRVDAVENAVKKAGTRARGAVLASDAFFPMPDGVEVAAAAGVTAIIQPGGSKNDEAAIAAADQAGIAMVVTGIRHFKH